Proteins encoded within one genomic window of Pigmentiphaga sp. H8:
- a CDS encoding tripartite tricarboxylate transporter substrate binding protein, with protein MVSKLAGAWFLCLACSAPQASTYPSRSITIVVSSAPGGALDTVSRIVGNQLAKGLDTPVVIENRPGANASIGASAVARARPDGYTLLATSENALTIVPALMPDLPYDVRRDFTPISLLATLPMVVVASPASGLRSLEGLLDAARRSPGKLRFGSAGDASVHYVGMALMQKAAGISMMHVPYRAGPQAMNDVMAGNIDTMLLAPGPADQQRKAGRMQALGVTSARRLDFMPDVPAVAETLPGYTFEAWFGLLAPAGLPADVLVKLHAEVARVLALPEVSRQLAEAGIVATSCSPAEFARRIASERDQVLNTLRK; from the coding sequence ATGGTATCCAAGTTGGCAGGCGCCTGGTTTCTCTGCCTGGCGTGTTCCGCGCCACAGGCGTCGACCTATCCCTCGCGCTCGATCACGATCGTCGTGTCCTCGGCGCCGGGCGGCGCGCTGGACACGGTGTCGCGCATCGTCGGCAATCAACTGGCCAAGGGGCTCGATACCCCGGTCGTGATCGAGAACCGGCCTGGGGCCAATGCCAGCATAGGCGCGAGCGCGGTCGCGCGGGCCAGGCCGGACGGCTATACCTTGCTGGCGACCAGCGAGAACGCCCTGACCATCGTGCCCGCGCTGATGCCGGACCTGCCCTACGACGTGCGGCGGGACTTCACGCCCATCTCCCTGCTCGCGACCCTGCCGATGGTCGTGGTGGCCAGCCCGGCGTCGGGACTGCGGTCGCTGGAGGGCCTGCTCGATGCCGCCAGGCGCAGCCCGGGCAAGCTGCGCTTCGGATCGGCCGGCGATGCCTCCGTCCACTACGTCGGCATGGCGCTGATGCAGAAGGCGGCCGGCATCAGCATGATGCATGTCCCCTACCGGGCGGGTCCGCAGGCCATGAACGACGTCATGGCCGGCAACATCGACACCATGCTGCTCGCCCCGGGGCCGGCCGACCAGCAGCGCAAGGCCGGCCGGATGCAGGCCCTGGGCGTGACCTCGGCCCGGCGGCTGGACTTCATGCCCGACGTGCCGGCCGTGGCCGAGACCTTGCCCGGCTATACGTTCGAGGCCTGGTTCGGCCTGCTGGCCCCGGCCGGCCTGCCGGCGGATGTCCTGGTCAAACTCCATGCCGAGGTCGCGCGGGTGCTGGCGCTGCCCGAGGTATCGCGGCAACTGGCCGAGGCGGGGATCGTCGCGACGTCGTGCTCGCCGGCCGAGTTCGCGCGGCGCATCGCGTCCGAACGGGACCAGGTCCTGAATACCCTGAGGAAATGA
- a CDS encoding LysR substrate-binding domain-containing protein → MLREDWYLRDRLKLRHLQILVTLASVRNLSQAARLLHTTQPALSKALGELEKMLGVSLFERLPKGLAPTAHCLGIVERAREVLGSLGRMREDLDAVDAGADGVINVGANTSATALLLPHIILRIKSLLPGVTVRVHDGAFEDLMAGLRANRLDFLLGRFHAAEHLDNVENIGLFNIRMVAVCANGHPILKRRRATLAQLAQWPWILPPGDGITRRGLELIFMEAGGAPPRFGVECASVLANMVIMQNSRALAVAALPTATLFASSGQLSIVPVTLPPVFGRISLLHLRDRALHARDKLFMDCVQNVSAQLGESYLK, encoded by the coding sequence ATGCTCAGAGAGGACTGGTATCTTCGCGACCGCCTGAAGCTGCGGCATCTCCAGATCCTGGTAACGCTCGCGTCGGTGCGCAACCTGAGCCAGGCGGCCCGGCTGCTGCACACCACGCAGCCCGCGCTGTCCAAGGCCCTGGGCGAACTGGAAAAGATGCTGGGCGTGAGCCTGTTCGAACGCCTGCCCAAGGGCCTGGCCCCGACGGCGCACTGCCTGGGCATCGTCGAACGCGCCCGGGAAGTGCTGGGCTCGCTGGGCCGGATGCGCGAGGACCTGGATGCAGTCGACGCGGGCGCGGACGGGGTGATCAACGTCGGGGCGAACACCTCCGCCACCGCCCTGCTGCTGCCGCACATCATCCTGCGGATCAAGTCGCTGCTGCCCGGCGTGACCGTGCGGGTGCACGATGGCGCCTTCGAAGACCTGATGGCCGGCCTGCGCGCCAACCGGCTCGATTTCCTGCTCGGCCGCTTCCACGCCGCCGAGCACCTGGACAACGTCGAGAACATCGGACTCTTCAACATCCGCATGGTCGCCGTCTGCGCCAACGGCCATCCCATCCTGAAGCGGCGGCGCGCCACGCTCGCCCAGCTCGCGCAATGGCCGTGGATACTGCCGCCCGGCGACGGCATCACCCGCCGGGGCCTGGAACTGATCTTCATGGAGGCGGGCGGCGCGCCCCCGCGCTTCGGCGTCGAGTGCGCCTCGGTGCTGGCCAACATGGTCATCATGCAGAACAGCCGCGCCCTGGCGGTGGCGGCCCTGCCCACCGCCACGCTGTTCGCGTCCTCGGGGCAGTTGTCCATCGTGCCGGTGACGCTGCCCCCGGTGTTCGGCCGCATCTCGCTGCTGCATCTGCGCGACCGCGCCCTGCACGCCCGCGACAAACTGTTCATGGACTGCGTGCAGAACGTCTCGGCGCAACTGGGCGAAAGCTACCTGAAATAG
- the xerC gene encoding tyrosine recombinase XerC, with protein MLEWLEHLGSGRRYSPHTLAAYRRDLAHLVELADDVPLERVSQGHVRRYLGQLHAQGLSPRSLARLLASWRGFYQWWAPRVGMPGNPAAGVRGPKAPRGLPKALSVDQTQALLDHAPPVAAEVTGQSAEQRHAVEVRDTAMFELFYSSGLRLSELVGLDTAYAREPGYESSSWLDLAEAEVSVLGKGSKRRIVPVGSQACEALRAWLAARPTLVAGGGDVHALFVGLRGRRISARVVQAQLARRGQAAGVPTHVHPHVLRHSFASHVLQSAEDLRAVQEMLGHASISTTQIYTRLDFQHLAKVYDKAHPRAGRKEPGKKE; from the coding sequence ATGCTGGAATGGCTCGAACACCTGGGCTCGGGCCGCCGCTATTCCCCCCACACCCTGGCCGCCTACCGGCGGGACCTCGCCCATCTGGTCGAACTGGCGGATGACGTGCCGCTGGAACGCGTGTCGCAGGGGCACGTGCGCCGCTACCTGGGACAACTGCACGCGCAGGGCCTGAGCCCGCGCAGCCTGGCCCGGCTGCTGGCCAGCTGGCGCGGCTTCTACCAATGGTGGGCGCCGCGCGTGGGCATGCCCGGCAACCCGGCCGCGGGCGTGCGCGGCCCCAAGGCGCCGCGCGGCCTGCCCAAGGCCTTGTCGGTCGACCAGACGCAGGCCCTGCTCGACCACGCCCCGCCCGTCGCGGCCGAAGTCACCGGCCAGAGCGCCGAGCAGCGCCATGCCGTCGAAGTGCGCGACACCGCCATGTTCGAGCTGTTCTATTCCAGCGGCCTGCGCCTGTCCGAACTGGTGGGCCTGGACACGGCCTATGCGCGCGAACCCGGCTACGAATCGTCCAGCTGGCTGGACCTGGCCGAGGCCGAGGTCAGCGTGCTGGGCAAGGGCAGCAAGCGCCGCATCGTGCCGGTCGGCAGCCAGGCCTGCGAGGCGCTGCGCGCCTGGCTGGCGGCGCGCCCCACCCTGGTGGCGGGGGGCGGCGACGTCCATGCGCTGTTCGTCGGACTGCGCGGCCGCCGCATCTCGGCCCGCGTGGTCCAGGCGCAGCTGGCCAGGCGAGGCCAGGCCGCGGGCGTGCCCACCCACGTCCATCCGCACGTGCTGCGGCACAGCTTCGCCAGCCACGTGCTGCAATCGGCCGAGGACCTGCGCGCGGTGCAGGAAATGCTGGGCCACGCCAGCATCTCGACCACCCAGATCTACACCCGGCTGGATTTCCAGCACCTGGCCAAGGTGTACGACAAGGCGCATCCCCGGGCGGGCCGCAAGGAGCCCGGGAAGAAGGAATAG
- a CDS encoding DUF484 family protein, whose translation MDANEVAQYLKDNTDFFERHAELFSTMKVPHPHEGKAVSLAERQVLALRERVRGMELRVSELVRAAAENEHISDRLLLWSRGLLKERDPQALPAAVAGGLGEIFSVPDVALRLWADTAPGDAEAPWRGEVSADARTFANGLMSPYCGPNSGFEAAAWLDREVRSLALIPLRVGIAPEAFGLLVLASPDAERFTPSMGTTFLTRIGELASASLSRLLTEAPRA comes from the coding sequence ATGGACGCCAACGAAGTCGCGCAATACCTCAAGGACAACACCGATTTCTTCGAACGGCACGCCGAGCTGTTCTCCACCATGAAGGTGCCCCATCCCCACGAGGGCAAGGCCGTCTCGCTGGCCGAGCGCCAGGTGCTGGCGCTGCGCGAGCGCGTGCGCGGCATGGAACTGCGGGTGTCGGAGCTGGTGCGCGCCGCGGCCGAAAACGAACACATTTCCGACCGGCTGCTGCTGTGGAGCCGCGGCCTGCTCAAGGAACGCGACCCGCAGGCGCTGCCCGCCGCCGTGGCCGGCGGCCTGGGCGAGATCTTCAGCGTGCCCGACGTGGCGCTGCGCCTCTGGGCCGACACCGCCCCGGGCGATGCCGAGGCCCCCTGGCGCGGCGAAGTCTCGGCCGATGCCCGCACCTTCGCCAATGGGCTGATGTCGCCGTACTGCGGCCCGAATTCGGGCTTCGAGGCCGCCGCCTGGCTCGACCGCGAAGTGCGTTCGCTGGCCCTGATCCCGCTGCGCGTGGGCATCGCGCCCGAGGCCTTCGGGCTGCTGGTGCTGGCATCGCCCGACGCCGAGCGTTTCACGCCCTCGATGGGCACGACCTTTCTGACGCGTATCGGTGAACTGGCCAGCGCATCGCTGTCGCGCCTCCTGACCGAGGCGCCGCGCGCCTGA
- the dapF gene encoding diaminopimelate epimerase encodes MTWHFTKMHGAGNDFVVLDGVRQDIRLTPERARKLAHRQFGIGADQILLVERPTRSDADFRYRIFNADGGEVEHCGNGARCFVRFVHEQGLTDRNPVRAEICTGIIVLNEQDDGEVSVDMGRTSFDPAAVPFDPAGLTPRREGQDDVWPLDVSAPGEAERVVWVSAVGISNPHAVQVVDDVDLAPVASVGPRVESHPRFPRRVNAGFMQIVGRHDIRLRVYERGAGETLACGTGACAAVAAGIRRGLLESPVRVQTRGGVLTISWDGEQLLMTGPAVTVFEGTVDVDRLLG; translated from the coding sequence ATGACCTGGCACTTCACCAAAATGCATGGCGCGGGCAATGATTTCGTCGTCTTGGACGGCGTGCGCCAAGATATCCGGCTCACCCCCGAGCGGGCGCGCAAGCTCGCCCATCGGCAGTTCGGGATCGGCGCCGACCAGATCCTGCTGGTCGAGCGGCCCACCCGCTCCGACGCCGACTTCCGCTACCGCATCTTCAACGCCGACGGCGGCGAGGTCGAGCATTGCGGCAACGGCGCCCGCTGCTTCGTGCGCTTCGTCCACGAGCAGGGCCTGACCGACCGCAATCCCGTGCGCGCCGAGATCTGCACCGGCATCATCGTGCTGAACGAACAGGACGACGGCGAGGTCAGCGTCGACATGGGGCGCACCAGCTTCGATCCGGCCGCCGTGCCGTTCGACCCGGCGGGCCTGACGCCCCGGCGCGAAGGCCAGGACGACGTCTGGCCGCTGGACGTGTCGGCGCCAGGCGAGGCCGAGCGCGTCGTCTGGGTGTCGGCCGTCGGCATTTCCAATCCGCACGCGGTGCAGGTGGTCGACGACGTCGACCTCGCGCCGGTGGCGTCGGTCGGCCCGCGGGTCGAGAGCCATCCGCGCTTTCCCCGCCGGGTCAATGCCGGCTTCATGCAGATCGTCGGTCGCCACGACATCCGGCTGCGCGTCTACGAGCGCGGCGCGGGCGAGACGCTGGCCTGCGGCACGGGCGCCTGCGCGGCGGTGGCCGCGGGCATCCGCCGCGGGTTGCTGGAGTCGCCGGTGCGCGTGCAGACGCGAGGCGGGGTGCTGACCATCTCCTGGGACGGCGAGCAACTGCTGATGACCGGCCCGGCCGTGACCGTGTTCGAAGGCACCGTCGACGTCGACCGCCTCCTGGGTTAG
- a CDS encoding DEAD/DEAH box helicase yields the protein MARIVPDGWREINATGAARREIETLATLERGLPDSYTVYHAVHWTNVEHGFSVYGDIDFAVVNAAGDLLLIEQVSGFLEETADGLCKKYPSHSTNVPIQIARQLAVLRGRLARRPHLDAIRVEYLLYCPDYSVRHPETAGLSAERIVDAAERDRLCAVIQLALPQAPATQAAPAVRRFLDDIIQLEPDANALVGQARALVTRISGGLAHWARRLEFDPFRLRVIGTAGSGKTQLAHAEFRAAIDAGRRPLYVCFNRPLADHFNGIAPEGGLACTFHTLCDKVLHAAGQPVDFSGPDAFTSLVSRAAREAVPDHLRFDTIIIDEGQDFSDEWRDQILRHAREHARMVWLEDPMQNLYGKPAVHLPDWVTLRAQSNYRSPRSIVKLLDRLLPDDQHIEPRGPIAAGGLGVLVYDNEADLLAHTKKAISQCLAAGFKRADIAVVSFRGRESSAVLGQTQLGPHAMRTFTGRYDLFGKPEFSEGEVLMESVYRFKGQAAPAVVFTEVDFDHLDERTARKLFVGATRAMLRLELVVSRHAMEHGLAAILESTA from the coding sequence ATGGCTCGTATCGTCCCCGACGGCTGGCGGGAAATCAACGCCACCGGCGCCGCCCGCCGGGAAATCGAAACCCTGGCCACGCTCGAACGCGGCCTGCCCGATTCCTACACCGTCTACCATGCCGTCCACTGGACCAACGTGGAACATGGCTTCTCGGTCTATGGCGACATCGACTTCGCCGTCGTCAACGCCGCCGGCGACCTGCTGCTGATCGAGCAGGTCAGCGGGTTCCTGGAGGAAACCGCCGACGGGCTCTGCAAGAAATACCCCAGCCACAGCACCAACGTGCCGATACAGATCGCGCGCCAGCTGGCGGTGCTGCGCGGCCGGCTGGCCCGGCGCCCCCACCTGGACGCCATCCGCGTCGAGTACCTGCTGTATTGCCCGGACTACTCGGTGCGCCATCCCGAGACCGCCGGGCTGTCGGCCGAGCGCATCGTCGACGCCGCCGAGCGCGACCGCCTGTGCGCGGTCATCCAGCTGGCGCTGCCGCAGGCGCCCGCCACCCAGGCCGCGCCAGCCGTGCGCCGCTTCCTGGACGACATCATCCAGCTCGAACCCGACGCCAACGCCCTGGTGGGGCAGGCGCGGGCGCTGGTCACCCGCATCTCGGGCGGCCTGGCGCACTGGGCGCGGCGGCTGGAGTTCGACCCGTTCCGCCTGCGGGTGATCGGCACCGCCGGGTCGGGCAAGACCCAGCTCGCCCACGCCGAGTTCCGCGCCGCCATCGATGCCGGCCGCCGGCCGTTGTACGTCTGCTTCAACCGGCCGCTGGCGGACCACTTCAACGGCATCGCGCCCGAAGGCGGGCTGGCGTGCACCTTCCACACCCTGTGCGACAAGGTGCTGCACGCCGCCGGGCAGCCGGTGGACTTCTCGGGCCCCGACGCCTTCACCAGCCTGGTGTCGCGCGCCGCGCGCGAAGCCGTGCCCGACCACCTGCGCTTCGACACCATCATCATCGACGAAGGCCAGGACTTCTCCGATGAATGGCGCGACCAGATCCTGCGCCATGCGCGCGAGCACGCGCGCATGGTCTGGCTGGAAGACCCGATGCAGAACCTGTACGGCAAGCCGGCCGTGCACCTGCCGGACTGGGTCACGCTGCGCGCGCAAAGCAACTACCGCAGCCCGCGCAGCATCGTGAAGCTGCTGGACCGCCTGTTGCCCGACGACCAGCACATCGAGCCGCGCGGCCCCATCGCCGCCGGCGGGCTGGGCGTGCTGGTCTACGACAATGAGGCGGACCTGCTGGCGCACACCAAGAAGGCCATCTCGCAATGCCTGGCCGCCGGCTTCAAGCGCGCCGACATCGCGGTGGTCAGCTTCCGGGGCCGCGAAAGCTCGGCCGTGCTGGGCCAGACCCAGCTCGGCCCGCATGCCATGCGCACCTTCACCGGGCGCTACGACCTGTTCGGCAAGCCCGAATTCTCGGAAGGCGAAGTGCTGATGGAATCGGTCTACCGCTTCAAGGGCCAGGCCGCGCCCGCCGTCGTGTTCACCGAGGTCGACTTCGACCACCTGGACGAGCGGACGGCGCGCAAGCTCTTCGTGGGCGCCACGCGTGCCATGCTGCGGCTGGAACTGGTGGTGTCGCGGCACGCGATGGAGCACGGGCTGGCCGCGATACTGGAAAGCACGGCCTGA
- a CDS encoding tripartite tricarboxylate transporter substrate binding protein, whose product MHALLRFIVFTSAVALAGPAPAQNGYPAKPVRIVVGAAPGGPTDLVARLLGDKLSQSMGVPFIVENRGGGGGVIAAETVARADPDGYTLLMGTVSTHGINPTLYRKLGYDAVKDFTPISLAVTYPLVLAINPATVPVANMTEFLAYVRQHPGKVNRGSAGNGTSMHIAGELFNSLAGTRMTHVPYRGSAPAVAALLAGQVGVDFESIPVVMPHVESGKLRALAVTSAKRFESLPDVPTVAETLPGYEFVGWLGLVAPAGTPQPIVETLSRKIALALRDKEVKARLLAQVMQPVGDTPEEFGRFIRSEIAKLGAVVRESGATVD is encoded by the coding sequence ATGCATGCCTTGCTGCGCTTCATCGTGTTCACGTCGGCCGTCGCGCTTGCCGGACCGGCGCCGGCCCAGAACGGCTATCCCGCCAAACCCGTGCGCATCGTCGTCGGCGCCGCGCCTGGCGGACCCACCGACCTCGTCGCGCGGCTGCTGGGGGACAAGCTGTCGCAAAGCATGGGGGTGCCCTTCATCGTCGAGAACCGCGGCGGGGGCGGCGGCGTCATCGCCGCCGAGACCGTGGCGCGGGCGGATCCCGACGGCTATACGCTGCTGATGGGCACGGTCAGCACGCACGGCATCAATCCGACGCTGTACCGCAAGCTCGGCTACGACGCGGTCAAGGACTTCACGCCGATTTCCCTGGCCGTTACCTATCCGCTGGTACTGGCCATCAATCCCGCCACCGTCCCCGTTGCCAACATGACGGAGTTCCTGGCCTATGTCCGCCAGCATCCGGGCAAGGTGAACCGCGGCTCCGCCGGCAACGGCACCTCGATGCACATCGCGGGCGAGCTGTTCAACAGCCTGGCGGGCACCCGCATGACCCACGTTCCCTATCGCGGCAGCGCCCCGGCCGTGGCGGCCCTGCTGGCCGGCCAGGTCGGCGTGGACTTCGAGAGCATTCCCGTGGTCATGCCGCACGTGGAGTCGGGCAAGCTGCGAGCCCTGGCGGTTACCAGCGCCAAGCGCTTCGAGTCGCTGCCGGACGTTCCCACCGTGGCCGAGACGCTGCCGGGCTACGAGTTCGTCGGCTGGCTGGGGCTGGTCGCGCCGGCGGGAACGCCGCAACCCATCGTCGAGACGCTGTCGCGCAAGATCGCCCTGGCCCTGCGGGACAAGGAGGTCAAGGCCAGGCTGCTGGCCCAGGTCATGCAGCCGGTGGGCGATACGCCCGAGGAGTTCGGGCGCTTCATCCGCAGCGAGATCGCCAAGCTGGGCGCGGTGGTGCGAGAGTCGGGCGCGACGGTGGACTAG
- a CDS encoding putative quinol monooxygenase, producing the protein MQAISLIVEFSIKPEHREEFLAVMQTHAANSLKEEGCLQFKIVTPSAPMDDRVFLFEEWKDQAALDWHLAHSALNDTRKRYDTWIFNRHITHGRVVAPAA; encoded by the coding sequence ATGCAAGCCATATCGCTGATCGTCGAGTTCTCCATCAAGCCCGAACACCGCGAGGAATTCCTCGCGGTCATGCAGACGCACGCCGCCAACTCGCTCAAGGAAGAAGGCTGCCTGCAGTTCAAGATCGTCACGCCGTCGGCGCCGATGGACGACCGCGTCTTCCTGTTCGAGGAATGGAAGGACCAGGCCGCGCTGGACTGGCACCTGGCGCATTCCGCGCTCAACGACACGCGCAAGCGCTACGACACCTGGATCTTCAACCGCCACATCACCCACGGCCGCGTGGTCGCGCCCGCCGCCTAG
- a CDS encoding sugar phosphate isomerase/epimerase produces MMRERLAINQITTPAWSLEEAIAGYVRHGVRGVGVWRDKLAECGVARARRLLRDADAWVPSLCKAGDLALLRARGPGAALADCRQAIDEAAEIGAGAVVFVCGGGAAAGLARARGEVRDLLCEAAPLAAQAGVTLGIEPFHPMHAAERGCVNTLAQALRLCQEAGPGCGVVLDVFHTWWDPDLYDSLAPRHLPYIATVQLCDWRVPTRHPVNDRAMMGDGAADLAGLLACLARNGYAGPYEVEIFSTDWWARDPDEVVRIAIDRCRTLLSNPCNGNTPCKPYR; encoded by the coding sequence ATGATGCGGGAGCGTCTGGCCATCAACCAGATCACCACGCCCGCCTGGTCGCTGGAGGAGGCCATTGCCGGCTACGTGCGCCACGGCGTGCGCGGCGTGGGCGTGTGGCGCGACAAGCTGGCCGAATGCGGCGTGGCGCGGGCCCGCCGGCTGCTGCGGGACGCGGACGCCTGGGTGCCGTCGCTGTGCAAGGCGGGTGACCTGGCGCTGCTGCGCGCACGCGGGCCGGGCGCTGCGTTGGCCGATTGCCGGCAGGCCATCGACGAGGCGGCCGAAATCGGCGCGGGGGCCGTCGTGTTCGTCTGTGGAGGCGGCGCGGCGGCGGGCCTGGCGCGGGCGCGCGGGGAAGTGCGGGACCTGTTGTGCGAGGCCGCGCCGCTGGCGGCCCAGGCGGGCGTGACGCTGGGCATCGAACCCTTTCACCCCATGCACGCGGCCGAGCGGGGCTGCGTGAACACGCTGGCGCAGGCCCTGCGCCTGTGCCAGGAAGCCGGGCCGGGCTGCGGCGTCGTGCTCGACGTTTTTCACACCTGGTGGGATCCCGACCTGTACGACAGCCTCGCGCCGCGGCACCTGCCCTACATCGCCACCGTGCAGTTGTGCGACTGGCGCGTGCCCACCCGCCATCCGGTCAACGACCGCGCCATGATGGGAGACGGCGCGGCCGACCTGGCGGGGCTGCTGGCCTGCCTGGCGCGCAACGGCTACGCCGGTCCGTACGAAGTCGAGATCTTCTCCACCGATTGGTGGGCACGCGATCCGGACGAGGTGGTGCGCATCGCCATCGATCGCTGCCGGACCCTTCTTTCAAACCCATGCAACGGAAACACACCATGCAAGCCATATCGCTGA
- a CDS encoding aspartate/glutamate racemase family protein, giving the protein MRIWYQLVSSETGMANFLRATQALCDGAALPGTKVEVRGTQQGALGDQFRLFWNYDVREIIDNALAIRQQGGYDAFVLANSLDPALVELREILDIPVVSFMEVCCFHACTMGERFGLVVPNEKMVPRYREIPIGYGLRDRLASVEYIEFSNIRGFDAVFTDTRAGDDCVEQILAASRKSIERGAEVVIPAGPSSTLLAQRGIFEVDGVPLLDCYRLLLKATEMVVAMKEMTGVHVSRKLLYQAPPEEYVRKVAEVRNIDALRSR; this is encoded by the coding sequence ATGCGTATCTGGTATCAGCTCGTCTCGTCCGAGACCGGCATGGCGAATTTCCTGCGTGCCACCCAGGCGCTGTGCGACGGCGCCGCGCTGCCGGGGACCAAGGTGGAAGTGCGCGGCACCCAGCAGGGCGCGCTGGGCGACCAGTTCCGCCTGTTCTGGAACTACGACGTGCGCGAGATCATCGACAACGCGCTGGCCATCCGCCAGCAGGGCGGCTACGACGCGTTCGTGCTGGCCAACTCGCTGGACCCCGCGCTGGTCGAATTGCGCGAGATCCTCGACATCCCCGTGGTGTCTTTCATGGAGGTCTGCTGCTTCCATGCCTGCACCATGGGCGAGCGCTTCGGCCTGGTCGTGCCCAACGAGAAGATGGTGCCGCGCTATCGCGAGATCCCCATCGGCTACGGGTTGCGCGACCGGCTGGCCTCGGTCGAGTACATCGAGTTCTCGAATATCCGCGGCTTCGATGCCGTGTTCACAGATACCCGCGCCGGCGACGATTGCGTGGAGCAGATCCTGGCCGCGTCCCGCAAGTCCATCGAGCGCGGTGCCGAAGTGGTGATCCCCGCCGGGCCGTCGTCCACGCTGCTGGCCCAGCGCGGCATCTTCGAGGTCGACGGCGTGCCGCTGCTGGACTGCTACCGGCTGCTGCTCAAGGCGACGGAAATGGTCGTGGCCATGAAGGAGATGACCGGCGTGCACGTCAGCCGCAAGCTGCTGTACCAGGCCCCGCCCGAGGAATACGTGCGCAAGGTGGCCGAGGTGCGCAACATCGACGCCCTGCGGTCGCGGTAA
- a CDS encoding CapA family protein, with translation MPSNEPARGAPTVTIGAVGDLYIGKPLRGETDPGFAAAVRALRECDVRFANLEVQLLSHPTVAAAQAPGAWAGAPAALAGDVAWLGVNVASTANNHAGDYGVDGLRQTEATLRDLGIPHAGTGADLEQALRPAVVDTPGGRVAVLAVSSSHLDHARAGRSRDDTPGRPGVAPLRFGTRYRVDAEAYAALERILERLPAGHHREHPLTRAYDDERGPALSLLGARFVRGKDFGVESWAAPDDAADIEAAVRAARRDADWVLLSMHTHEYDARPDMPPDFAVEMARRAIDAGADAVIGHGAHGVRGVELHRGRPIFHGIGAFVFQPYLFPTQPADFFDAYAMRDRPLADVYQARRDNAGFYRRRSAWEALFIRLTCGRDGPPAFTLQPLTLWAEGEGPDGLPRLARNGQGLKLLEKVRDLSRELGTDLRLDAAQHLLHGHGAAVPAQPRRL, from the coding sequence ATGCCCTCCAACGAGCCGGCACGCGGGGCGCCGACGGTCACGATAGGCGCCGTGGGCGACCTCTACATCGGCAAGCCGCTGCGTGGCGAGACAGACCCGGGCTTCGCCGCGGCGGTCCGGGCCTTGCGCGAATGCGACGTACGCTTCGCCAATCTCGAAGTCCAGTTGCTGAGCCACCCGACGGTGGCCGCGGCCCAGGCGCCGGGCGCCTGGGCCGGCGCACCCGCGGCGCTGGCCGGGGACGTGGCCTGGCTGGGTGTCAACGTGGCGTCCACGGCCAACAACCATGCCGGCGACTATGGCGTCGACGGCCTGCGCCAGACCGAGGCCACGCTTCGTGACCTGGGCATTCCCCATGCCGGCACCGGCGCCGACCTAGAGCAGGCCCTGCGCCCCGCCGTGGTCGATACGCCGGGCGGCCGCGTGGCCGTGCTGGCCGTTTCCTCCAGCCATCTCGACCACGCGCGGGCAGGGCGGTCGCGAGACGACACGCCGGGCCGGCCGGGCGTCGCGCCGCTGCGCTTCGGCACGCGCTACCGCGTCGATGCCGAGGCCTATGCCGCGCTCGAACGCATCCTGGAACGACTGCCCGCGGGCCATCATCGCGAACATCCGCTGACGCGCGCCTATGACGACGAACGCGGACCGGCGCTGTCGCTGCTGGGCGCGCGCTTCGTGCGCGGCAAGGATTTCGGCGTGGAGTCCTGGGCCGCGCCCGATGACGCGGCCGACATCGAGGCGGCGGTGCGCGCGGCGCGCCGCGACGCCGACTGGGTGCTGCTGAGCATGCACACGCACGAGTACGACGCGCGGCCCGACATGCCGCCGGACTTCGCGGTGGAGATGGCCCGCCGCGCCATCGACGCCGGGGCCGATGCCGTCATCGGGCACGGCGCGCACGGCGTACGGGGCGTGGAGCTGCATCGCGGCCGGCCCATCTTCCATGGCATCGGCGCCTTCGTGTTCCAGCCCTATCTGTTTCCCACCCAGCCCGCGGACTTCTTCGATGCCTACGCGATGCGCGACCGGCCTCTGGCCGACGTCTACCAGGCGCGGCGCGACAACGCCGGTTTCTACCGCAGACGTTCGGCCTGGGAAGCCCTGTTCATCCGCCTGACCTGTGGCCGCGACGGTCCGCCCGCGTTCACGCTGCAGCCGCTGACCTTGTGGGCCGAGGGAGAAGGGCCCGACGGCCTGCCCAGGCTGGCGCGCAACGGCCAGGGCCTGAAGCTGCTCGAGAAGGTGCGGGACCTGAGCCGGGAACTGGGTACCGACCTGCGGCTGGACGCCGCGCAACATCTTTTGCATGGGCATGGCGCAGCCGTGCCCGCCCAACCAAGGAGGCTGTAA